From Bacteroidetes bacterium GWF2_43_63:
ACAGGTGAAAGAAAAATTCATCGGTGGTAAAGGCTACGGCCTTCGTCTGCTCTGGGACGCCGTTACCCCAAACACGAAATGGAATGATCCGGAAAATGAAATTATCATTGCCGGTGGACCTATTTGCGGCATTACTCAGTATAGTGGAGCTGGGAAATCGCTTGTAGTGTCCCTTTCACCGCAGACTCATATACCAGTCGACAGCAACGTAGGTGGATTTTTTGGTCCTTTCCTCAAAATCGCCGGTTACGATGCTCTTGAAGTTCAGGGAAAAGCCGGAAAAGATGTTGTAGTTTATATCGACGCCGTTAACGGCCATGTCGAGATATTCGAAGATCCAGGCTTTGAGCACGATTCACACATGCTGGCCGAAGAGCTTACCGATCTTTTCGCCAATGACGATAAAGACAAAAAAAATATTGGAATCGTTTCAGCCGGCGACGCTGCTGATCATTCTCTGATTGGAATGCTGAACTTTACATTCTACGATAGTAAGCGTAAGAAAATTCGTCTGAAACAAGCTGGTCGTGGTGGTATTGGAACAGTTCTCCGTGACAAAAAAATCCGCGCCATCGTTGCTAAAGTTCCTGGAATCGGTGGAAACATCAACAATGTGGTTGATATGGATGCCATCATGGAACGTGGCCGTAAGTTCAACAAAGAAATGCGTGAACTCGATGACAGCCAGTGCGAAATGCGCAAAAAAGGCACTGCCCACCTTACACATATCATGAATGATTATGATCTGCTTCCGGTGCATAATTTTAAATTCGGTGTCCACTCCGAAATTGGCAAAATCCACGGCGACGTCTGGATGAGCTATTTCACACAGGGTGTTCCCGACGGCTGCTGGATCGGCTGCAACATGAGCTGCGCCAAAGGCGTTGATGATTTCGAACTGAAAACCGGCCCGTACAAAAGCCAGAAAGTTATTGTCGACGGTCCTGAATATGAAACAACTTCTTCGCTGGGTTCCATCATGGGCATTTTTGATCCCGAATGGACCATCGAAGCCAATTTCTATTGCGACACTTACGGAATTTGCACCATCTCATGGGGAACCATCATGGGCTTTGTAATGGAATGCTATGAACTTGGTATTCTGAACAAAGAACGCACCGGAGGTCTTGACCTGAATTTCGGAAGCAAAGACGACGCAATGGAGCTCCTGCATCAGGTTGCCCGCGGCGAAGGCTTCGGATTGACAGCCGGCAAAGGCGTCCGCGTGATGAAAGATATGTTCATTGCCAATGGCTGGGGCGATGCTCAGCTGATCGAAGATATCGGAATGGAAAATAAAGGCCTGGAATACAGTCAGTATATTTCAAAAGAATCGCTGGCGCAGCAGGGCGGTTATGCAATGACCAACAAAGGTCCGCAGCACGACGAAGCATGGCTGATTTTCATGGACATGGTAAACAATCAGATCCCGACATTCGAGAAGAAAGCCGAAGCTTTGTTCTATTTCCCGATGTTCCGCACCTGGTTTGGTCTGCAGGGTCTCTGCAAATTGCCATGGAACGATGTTGAACCAGCCGACAATGCTCAAACCGCTGAGCCAGGTAAGGTTCCGGAACACGTTGACAACTATGTGGCCATCTACAAAGCGGTAACAGGAAACGATTTCAGCAAGGAAGAACTTATTCGTCAAAGCGAGCGCGTTTATAATTTCCAGCGTGTTTTCAACATTCGCATGGGTAAAGGACTTCGCAAGAACGATGCTCAGCCGTATCGCGCCTGTGGCCCGGTTACTAAAGAAGAATACGAAAGCCGCGCAGAACGTTACGACAAGCAGATGAAAGATCTCATCGGCATTGATCCGGAAGGAAAAACAACCGAAGAAAAAATGGCCATTACCCGCAATTACCGCGAAGACCGCTATGAGCAACTGCTCGATGCCGTTTATTCACGTCGCGGCTGGTCGAAAAATGGCGTTCCAACGGTTGATCACATGAAAGAG
This genomic window contains:
- a CDS encoding aldehyde:ferredoxin oxidoreductase, with the protein product MAINIEDLKTNRKVIASFDYPITPANRGYTDKTLYVNVGTGEIKSKDVPAQVKEKFIGGKGYGLRLLWDAVTPNTKWNDPENEIIIAGGPICGITQYSGAGKSLVVSLSPQTHIPVDSNVGGFFGPFLKIAGYDALEVQGKAGKDVVVYIDAVNGHVEIFEDPGFEHDSHMLAEELTDLFANDDKDKKNIGIVSAGDAADHSLIGMLNFTFYDSKRKKIRLKQAGRGGIGTVLRDKKIRAIVAKVPGIGGNINNVVDMDAIMERGRKFNKEMRELDDSQCEMRKKGTAHLTHIMNDYDLLPVHNFKFGVHSEIGKIHGDVWMSYFTQGVPDGCWIGCNMSCAKGVDDFELKTGPYKSQKVIVDGPEYETTSSLGSIMGIFDPEWTIEANFYCDTYGICTISWGTIMGFVMECYELGILNKERTGGLDLNFGSKDDAMELLHQVARGEGFGLTAGKGVRVMKDMFIANGWGDAQLIEDIGMENKGLEYSQYISKESLAQQGGYAMTNKGPQHDEAWLIFMDMVNNQIPTFEKKAEALFYFPMFRTWFGLQGLCKLPWNDVEPADNAQTAEPGKVPEHVDNYVAIYKAVTGNDFSKEELIRQSERVYNFQRVFNIRMGKGLRKNDAQPYRACGPVTKEEYESRAERYDKQMKDLIGIDPEGKTTEEKMAITRNYREDRYEQLLDAVYSRRGWSKNGVPTVDHMKELGMDLPEVLEVIKPLQ